aagttataaTTGACAATAGAAACCACACAGCAAACTGAACAAAATGGCAGACAAGGATGTTAAAATGGACACGAACGGCGAAGACTTCACCAAGGATGTGACCACCAATGATGTGGCCAGCTCGGAAAATGGCGATGCGTCCCCCACAACCGGCGGCGCTGCAAATGGCAGCTCCGATAATGCAGGCGCTGCGGGTAACCAGCGTGATGACGACAGGTATTTTATGTTACTGCTAAAATACATATGACTTTTCAGCCAGAAAACTAGCAAAATGTGCCTAAcgacatttataaattactttttactttatttttgattaccACCTACTCTGTTATTACGTAAATGCAAAGCTAACGTcgttgtacaaaaaaaaaaatggtgttCGACGTAGCAAACGGCGGGagtcagagagagaaagaacgCCGCTCCGCTCTCCCCTTCCCACTTCAGTATATTATTTGCGCGCGTgcctgcgtgtgtgtgtgtgcgactgTACTtcgcacacatgcatacataattataataatagaagctgttggaaattttttttgttggttgtcTCTGCTAATTAATGCTGTTAAGTTTGTGCAGAtacttagaaaaaaatatatctattgCTGTggtgtttatttttcttgtacaTGCAAATTTACATGCAGCATTTGTCTGCATACTTTCTGAATGCAGTGTGTGACATTTGCAATTTCCAGTCGCAACAAAGGCACATTTCCCGCTGTTGTGAGGTTATGTCCACCAgacgcatacacacatacacaagcacacacacaaacaaaaactcaCAATTGTACCAAGCAGTATtgccaatttagctattttatagctgatGCTGACTATTTTTGAAGTTCAATTGCcagataatttttaaaaattgctattagccgTAGTTCTTgctattttaaaagtatattttccTATCtcatgcttttaaaatttatttttaaaaattgtctgAAAAACACTCACTtggtaaacaaaaaacatttatcaaCTAAATAAGgcaaattctaaaaataaaaatatttgttgtttaaaaaagTTGGTAATTTTCTAAGTTAATTTTCTTctaatatttagttaattgtttttggatttttttccACCAGAAACAgctctttttgttttaaaatgttggcagcactgatttACACAATCGTACCAACATTTGTAtgcagatacatacatatgtgtttgtttgtatatatgcatacacataaagagaagaaaaaaacgcAAAGTGTGCTATGTGCTACTCCCTCTCCCCTCTAAGTTGGCCCACACTGCTGCCTGCCTTTCACTTGTAAAAAAACGTTtcgtttgtatttgtataaatttttttcgcaTTATTCTTTTCTGCAGTCATtcgttgatattttttcgttcGTTCGCTTTTGTGCGCTcttccagtttttttttcattgtacCCAAAATGGCGGTTTTGTCTGCTCGCTACGTGcgtatgtacacacacatacatatacatatgtatgcatgtagtTGTTCGTTTCTCAACATTCCGTTTTGTTAGCCGGCTTCGCGCTCTCTTTTCTCTGTTGCTGAGGCCGTCTCCATGCCGGTAGTGTTGTCgagtcaacaaaaaaaatggtacTTGAAAGAAGTTTCACATTTGATTTGTTACCTATTTCGTATGTAGATATTAGGGGTATTGCTGAAACAAATTATGATTGTTATTAGATATTAGGGGCATTGCTGGAACAGATTaagatttttgaatatatttaagtaaatttaaaacattttaggtagtaaaatttaaataaaatcgaaacTTAATCTGTTTGAGGAATACCACTTTTGATGAAATGAAAGAGTTCTTTTCTATTCGAATTATTGTAATTCAGGGGAATTTTcgactttattttttgagagtCAAGTCTAattgcattattaatttttaagctatttttaagTCGAAATGCTGTACAGGaaatatgataataataaaaataataataataatggaagCAGCCCAAAATAAACGGACGGAGCCGTCGTAACGTGTACGAAAGAAccaaaaatcaaagcaaataaataaaaaaatcaaaacaaaaccatTCATAGCTTATCCTGTTGTGTTTTGGAGCGAACTAACCTTGTTCCTCTCCGGCAGGTCTTGAGAGAAGTTAAAAGCCATGTTAAGCTAATGTGGCCCAAACGGAAATTGACCAATGGATTTGGCAGCggaacggaaacggaaacgttGTTGATGATGGTATTtatcaaaccaaaacaaataaacaaaatattatgtaCACACAAAATTATCTCGAGTTCAATTGGATCctctataaataatatatattaaacagtatataatgcattttattgtttaccaacaaaaatataccataaatttttaaaacaaatagaacGAGaaacagagagtgagagagaaagagaaacagagagagactCGCaacctttttgtttttgcgcaACCGATGAATGTAACGTAATGATAACGTAACGATAGCGATAAATGGCAATGCTTACGTTAAACGATAACGATCACGTAACCCCCCCACCAAAAATCTATCGAATTGCAAACGAAAACACGAGTCCAAAAAACTAACGGTAAcgtttcaaataaaatgccaacacacgcgatatatatatatactccaTATCTATTTCCACACTCTAAACTAAATTCTGCCGCCGTGATGAGATTGTTCTAAAATTGTTCCCCCGCTCTGagatttacatatatatttccaAAACTTTATAACGtacgccaaaaaaaaataaataaattttaagtgtcattattaaaaataaaatcgttttttataaaattagtcCTAATAAAGTCCAATAGAAACaccttttgcattttttgtctCATATTtagtaataaacaaaaatttgttcaatgttcaaaataataaaaataaaaccaaaaataaaaataaattttttttctttcataaaattaaaagcttacactttgcatatatatatttaattatacgtATTTTTCGCTCGAATTTATGACTCTACTCCCTCGCCGAACTCTTTCGCTCAGTTTTTCGATGCAAATTTCGAATCTTGATTGAAAGTTTTgaatctatataaataaagtacagTAATTAATTCACTTTGAATTTGGTGagttttctttttcctttcgttttttttctgtattctTGCGCCGTCTTTAATCTATTTACAgccatattaaaaaaaaaaaaaacagaatttcaaaaaacaaaagaaaatgtaaagtaaCGTTTTTTGTGTGGGCAGAAaagcaataataaaacattaaatacaatatttttaatgtgctGTGATTTTTTCCCAGAATTTGCTTTTGTAGCATTATTAGTACAACTAttattatatgacaaataatttccaaaaaattgagaaatcaACTAATCAACAATTTTTCCATCAACTTTCGcagaaaactttttgttgGTGGCCTCAGTTGGGAAACGACTGAAAGTAAGTTAATTAGCTGATATTATTATACTTgaaatatacttaataaatatttatttatgattttattttagaggAACTGCGCGATCATTTTGGCAAATTCGGTGAGATCGAGAGCATTAATGTGAAGACAGATCCACAGACGGGCAGGTCACGTGGCTTTGCCTTCATTGTGTTTACCAACACTGAGGCAATTGACCAAGTTAGCGCCGCCGAGGAGCACATTATCAACAGCAAGAAGGTTGATCCCAAAAAGGCCAAGGCCCGTCATGGCAAAATCTTTGTGGGTGGCCTCACAACAGAGATCAGCGATGAGGAAATCAAAACCTACTTCAGTCAGTTTGGCAATGTAAGTAGTctataaaacaatatatacatatattcaactttaatagttatttttgaaatttgttaagaaaagaaaacattctattaaatttctattaaatttctAGAATAgccaaataatgtttaaattgccattttcatttaaaagtcCAAATGGAATAATTATATGCTCAATTTTGCAAGAAAAatccttaaaatttaaataattttttgaactaaatatatatttttttttttaaagaaaagttaatttttttttaaaagcaatacatatttttaaataaaaaacatttttttttaaatataagtaattttttttaaattaaaattgaagttatttttaaatacaattttgaattattacattatttcctgtaactaaaattatattttatcaaaaatattattttttctctctcttctcttgaggaattttgtttatttcgatACTAACGACTggaatgatttatttattttaaaatttttaatttaaaatgttatttcatatttactcTATTTAATACAATGAATATTTGCTTGCAGATTGTTGAGGTGGAGATGCCATTCGACAAGCAAAAGTCACACCGCAAGGGATTCTGCTTTATCACCTTTGATTCGGAGCAGGTGGTAACGGATCTGTTGAAGACGCCCAAACAGAAAATCTCCGGCAAGGAAGTTGATGTGAAGCGTGCGACGCCAAAACCAGAG
The genomic region above belongs to Drosophila innubila isolate TH190305 chromosome 3R unlocalized genomic scaffold, UK_Dinn_1.0 2_E_3R, whole genome shotgun sequence and contains:
- the LOC117792189 gene encoding RNA-binding protein squid isoform X2, with product MADKDVKMDTNGEDFTKDVTTNDVASSENGDASPTTGGAANGSSDNAGAAGNQRDDDRKLFVGGLSWETTEKELRDHFGKFGEIESINVKTDPQTGRSRGFAFIVFTNTEAIDQVSAAEEHIINSKKVDPKKAKARHGKIFVGGLTTEISDEEIKTYFSQFGNIVEVEMPFDKQKSHRKGFCFITFDSEQVVTDLLKTPKQKISGKEVDVKRATPKPENQMMAMRGGARGGMRGGRGGYGRGGYSHQWDGQGSYSGYGGYGGYGSGGFADYYAGGYYNGYDYGYGKYNKQHNNNAQNNYYNNTTSSNYHQNKNNSNNYQQF
- the LOC117792189 gene encoding RNA-binding protein squid isoform X1 produces the protein MADKDVKMDTNGEDFTKDVTTNDVASSENGDASPTTGGAANGSSDNAGAAGNQRDDDRKLFVGGLSWETTEKELRDHFGKFGEIESINVKTDPQTGRSRGFAFIVFTNTEAIDQVSAAEEHIINSKKVDPKKAKARHGKIFVGGLTTEISDEEIKTYFSQFGNIVEVEMPFDKQKSHRKGFCFITFDSEQVVTDLLKTPKQKISGKEVDVKRATPKPENQMMAMRGGARGGMRGGRGGYGRGGYSHQWDGQGSYSGYGGYGGYGSGGFADYYAGGYYNGYDYGYDYGYGGGFDGGFGGGNGNGYGNGGGGGGRGAGGPRGGPKGIQHNNNNNNNTMAVIPSIQNLYIYIYLNILLDIFSILPSL
- the LOC117792189 gene encoding RNA-binding protein squid isoform X3, whose amino-acid sequence is MADKDVKMDTNGEDFTKDVTTNDVASSENGDASPTTGGAANGSSDNAGAAGNQRDDDRKLFVGGLSWETTEKELRDHFGKFGEIESINVKTDPQTGRSRGFAFIVFTNTEAIDQVSAAEEHIINSKKVDPKKAKARHGKIFVGGLTTEISDEEIKTYFSQFGNIVEVEMPFDKQKSHRKGFCFITFDSEQVVTDLLKTPKQKISGKEVDVKRATPKPENQMMAMRGGARGGMRGGRGGYGRGGYSHQWDGQGSYSGYGGYGGYGSGGFADYYAGGYYNGYDYGYGGGGGGGGGGGGFNGGGKQRGTGRQPRHQPY